From a single Nissabacter sp. SGAir0207 genomic region:
- a CDS encoding alpha/beta hydrolase, protein MRTLTLLLGLLASACASAADLSKGADNFYHSTRVTQQKVTFKNQYQMPVTGSLFIPKDRDPQAKNAAIVVGHPMGAVKEQSATLYAQKLAEQGFVTLAIDLSFWGESGGEPRNAVSPDIYAEDFSAAVDYLGAQSFVDPARIGVLGICGSGSFVISAAKIDPRMRAIATVSMYDMGAANRQGLRHALTLAQRKQILAEAAAQRDVEFRGGETRYTSGTVHRLDADSTPIEREFYDFYRTPRGEVTPAGQSPALTTHPTLTSNVKFMNFYPFNDIATISPRPMLFITGDQAHSREFSEEAYRLAAEPKELVVVPDAGHVDLYDRVDLIPFGKLTAFFKANLR, encoded by the coding sequence ATGAGAACCTTAACCCTGTTGTTGGGGCTGCTGGCCAGCGCCTGCGCCTCTGCCGCCGATCTCTCTAAAGGCGCGGATAACTTCTACCACAGCACCCGCGTCACCCAGCAAAAAGTGACGTTCAAGAACCAGTACCAGATGCCGGTCACCGGCAGCCTGTTCATCCCAAAAGATCGCGACCCGCAGGCGAAAAACGCGGCGATTGTCGTCGGCCACCCGATGGGCGCGGTCAAGGAGCAGAGCGCCACCCTCTACGCGCAGAAGCTGGCGGAGCAGGGCTTTGTCACGCTGGCGATCGATCTCTCCTTCTGGGGCGAGAGCGGCGGCGAGCCGCGCAACGCGGTGTCGCCGGACATCTATGCTGAGGATTTCAGTGCGGCGGTGGACTATTTGGGCGCCCAGAGTTTTGTTGACCCGGCGCGCATCGGCGTGCTGGGGATCTGCGGCAGCGGCAGCTTTGTTATCAGCGCGGCGAAGATTGACCCACGGATGCGGGCGATCGCCACCGTCAGCATGTATGACATGGGGGCGGCCAACCGCCAGGGCTTGCGGCACGCGCTGACGCTGGCGCAGCGCAAGCAGATTCTGGCGGAGGCGGCGGCGCAGCGTGACGTGGAGTTCCGCGGCGGCGAGACCCGTTACACCAGCGGCACCGTGCACCGGCTGGACGCGGACTCTACGCCGATCGAGCGCGAGTTCTATGACTTCTATCGCACACCGCGCGGCGAGGTGACGCCAGCGGGGCAGTCGCCAGCGCTGACCACCCATCCGACGCTGACCAGCAACGTCAAGTTCATGAACTTCTACCCCTTCAATGACATCGCGACCATCTCACCGCGCCCGATGCTGTTCATCACCGGCGACCAGGCGCACTCGCGCGAGTTCAGCGAGGAGGCCTACCGGCTGGCGGCTGAACCCAAGGAGCTGGTGGTGGTGCCGGATGCCGGGCATGTCGATCTCTATGACCGGGTGGATCTGATCCCGTTTGGCAAGCTGACGGCGTTCTTCAAGGCCAACCTGCGCTAG
- a CDS encoding CerR family C-terminal domain-containing protein encodes MTGKKVKPLRHSPDGGYARGDETRQRIIAAALEVFGEQGFDAATTRQIAVRAGVNPPALQYYFENKEGLYLACAASLVSGNLPAFEPLLARIHQQVASATPEACIDLFCQLMEAVLDRIFGTPYALPQHLFNARIQLGQGPEGAFRLMRDQLGEKLHHAGAVLIARISGAPAESEQTQLRTLALFGQVATFHIMRRSVFDQLGWHEVDARRLATLKQMTREHCRTLMQSWAAPV; translated from the coding sequence GTGACAGGCAAGAAAGTGAAACCGCTGCGCCACTCTCCCGATGGGGGGTATGCGCGCGGCGACGAGACGCGGCAACGCATCATCGCGGCGGCGCTGGAGGTGTTCGGTGAGCAGGGCTTTGATGCCGCCACTACCCGGCAGATCGCGGTGCGCGCCGGGGTCAACCCGCCGGCGCTGCAATACTATTTTGAGAATAAGGAGGGGCTGTACCTGGCGTGCGCGGCGTCGCTGGTGAGCGGCAACCTGCCAGCCTTCGAGCCGCTGCTGGCGCGCATCCACCAGCAGGTGGCGAGCGCCACGCCCGAGGCGTGCATCGATCTGTTCTGCCAGTTGATGGAGGCGGTGCTGGATCGCATCTTCGGCACGCCCTACGCCCTGCCGCAGCACCTGTTCAATGCACGCATCCAGCTTGGGCAAGGCCCGGAGGGGGCGTTCCGGCTGATGCGCGACCAGCTGGGCGAGAAGCTTCACCACGCTGGCGCAGTGTTGATCGCCCGCATCAGTGGCGCGCCAGCGGAGAGCGAACAGACGCAACTGCGCACGCTGGCGCTGTTCGGCCAGGTGGCGACCTTCCACATCATGCGCCGCTCGGTGTTTGACCAGCTCGGCTGGCACGAGGTGGACGCACGTCGGCTGGCGACGCTCAAGCAGATGACGCGCGAGCACTGCCGCACCCTGATGCAGAGCTGGGCCGCCCCCGTGTGA
- the umuC gene encoding translesion error-prone DNA polymerase V subunit UmuC: MFALVDVNAFYASCETAFRPDLRGRPVVVLSNNDGCVIARSREAKALGIAMGAPYFALRDLLRQRQVAVFSSNYELYADMSERVMSLLEAMAPALEIYSIDEAFLDLTGVSHCRDLVEFGREVQATVSRCTGLTVGVGIAPTRTLAKLANHAAKTWRQTGGVVDLSAPLRQRKLMALVPVEEVWGIGRRLGKRLALMGITRALDLADSPPALMRKHFGVVMERTVRELRGEPCLLWQELPTAKQQIVCSRSFGERVTDPQAMREAICSYAARAAERLRAERQYCRHVATFIKTSPHDPQHPCYSNQAGIALQTPTQDSRDIIAAALRCLQAIWRPGLRYLKGGVMLGDFFSQGVAQLNLFDEFAPRHNSAQLMAVMDAINHGGRGKVWFAGQGTQQPWAMKREMLSPAYTTRWAELMSAYCR, translated from the coding sequence ATGTTTGCCCTTGTGGATGTAAACGCCTTTTACGCCAGCTGCGAGACCGCCTTTCGGCCCGACCTGCGCGGCCGCCCGGTGGTGGTGCTGAGCAACAATGATGGCTGCGTGATTGCCCGCAGCCGCGAGGCCAAGGCGCTTGGCATCGCGATGGGCGCGCCCTATTTTGCGCTGCGCGACCTGCTGCGCCAGCGGCAGGTGGCGGTGTTCAGCTCCAACTATGAGCTATATGCCGACATGAGCGAGCGGGTGATGAGCCTGCTGGAGGCGATGGCCCCGGCGCTGGAGATCTACTCGATTGATGAGGCGTTCCTCGACCTGACCGGCGTCAGCCACTGCCGCGATCTGGTGGAGTTTGGCCGCGAGGTGCAGGCCACCGTCAGCCGGTGCACCGGGTTGACGGTGGGGGTCGGCATTGCGCCGACCCGGACACTGGCGAAGCTGGCGAACCATGCCGCCAAGACCTGGCGCCAGACCGGCGGCGTGGTCGATCTCTCTGCGCCGCTGCGCCAGCGCAAGCTGATGGCGCTGGTGCCGGTGGAGGAGGTGTGGGGCATCGGCCGCCGGCTGGGCAAACGGCTGGCGCTGATGGGCATCACCCGCGCGCTGGATCTGGCCGACAGCCCGCCAGCGCTGATGCGCAAGCACTTTGGCGTAGTGATGGAGCGCACGGTGCGTGAGCTGCGCGGCGAGCCGTGCCTGCTGTGGCAGGAGCTGCCGACTGCCAAGCAGCAGATTGTCTGCTCGCGCTCCTTTGGTGAGCGGGTCACTGATCCGCAGGCGATGCGCGAGGCGATTTGCAGCTACGCGGCACGCGCCGCCGAGCGCCTGCGTGCGGAGCGCCAGTACTGCCGCCACGTCGCCACCTTTATCAAGACCAGCCCGCACGATCCGCAGCACCCCTGCTACAGCAACCAAGCTGGCATCGCCCTCCAGACCCCGACGCAGGACAGCCGCGACATCATCGCCGCCGCGCTGCGTTGTTTGCAGGCGATCTGGCGGCCCGGCCTGCGCTACCTGAAGGGCGGCGTGATGCTGGGGGACTTCTTCAGCCAGGGCGTGGCGCAACTCAACCTGTTTGACGAGTTCGCCCCCCGGCACAACAGCGCACAACTGATGGCGGTGATGGACGCCATCAACCACGGCGGCCGCGGCAAGGTGTGGTTCGCCGGGCAGGGCACCCAGCAGCCGTGGGCAATGAAGCGCGAGATGCTCTCACCAGCCTACACCACCCGCTGGGCAGAGCTGATGTCGGCTTACTGCCGCTGA
- a CDS encoding DNA cytosine methyltransferase has protein sequence MKAVSLFCGAGGMDVGVQNAGFEIVAANELDSYACKTYRENHKETVLYEGDIEQNMDALGIHVGVDLVIGGPPCQGFSVAGRMDPNDPRSKLVFSYCDVVERIVPKAFIMENVKALGALEKFKSIREEIFRRMSVLGYTLSMVILNAKDFGVPQSRERVFIIGLLGANNLITHSDFECKKEKAISLREAIIHLGPAGSEKNSRITKAKITLADKPVLRKSPYAGMLFNGQGRPLNPDAWSSTLPASMGGNRTPIIDEGHLYDDMPSWVEEHHKALIEKTKKAQYGDAPKRLRRLTIDEAIILQSFPSDYVFIGPQSKVFSQIGNAVPCKLAQVVAEVVKDKLTRQTVDQEKNRLYQLPLEIS, from the coding sequence ATGAAGGCAGTGTCTCTCTTTTGTGGCGCAGGAGGTATGGATGTCGGCGTCCAAAACGCAGGTTTTGAGATTGTTGCAGCGAACGAACTAGATTCTTATGCATGTAAAACCTATAGAGAAAATCATAAAGAAACAGTTCTCTATGAAGGTGATATAGAACAAAACATGGATGCACTAGGCATCCATGTAGGTGTGGATTTAGTAATCGGAGGGCCTCCGTGCCAAGGATTTTCTGTAGCAGGCAGGATGGACCCTAATGATCCTCGCTCAAAGTTAGTGTTCTCATATTGCGACGTAGTAGAACGAATTGTGCCTAAAGCTTTTATAATGGAAAACGTTAAGGCACTAGGCGCTCTCGAAAAATTTAAAAGTATTAGAGAAGAGATATTCAGAAGAATGTCAGTCTTAGGATATACATTATCCATGGTAATTCTTAATGCTAAAGACTTTGGTGTCCCACAGTCTAGAGAACGAGTATTTATCATTGGCTTGCTTGGGGCTAATAACCTAATAACTCATTCGGATTTTGAATGTAAAAAAGAAAAAGCTATATCTTTACGCGAGGCTATTATACATCTTGGCCCTGCTGGTAGTGAGAAAAATTCAAGAATCACTAAAGCTAAGATTACACTTGCTGATAAACCAGTATTAAGAAAGTCTCCATATGCTGGTATGCTTTTCAATGGGCAGGGAAGACCGCTAAATCCTGATGCTTGGTCAAGCACTTTACCCGCAAGTATGGGAGGAAATAGAACTCCTATTATTGATGAAGGACATTTATATGACGACATGCCAAGCTGGGTTGAAGAACACCATAAAGCTTTGATAGAAAAAACAAAAAAAGCACAGTATGGTGATGCACCCAAAAGATTAAGAAGATTAACGATTGATGAGGCTATAATACTACAAAGTTTTCCTAGTGATTATGTTTTCATCGGCCCTCAATCTAAGGTCTTTAGTCAAATAGGTAATGCCGTCCCTTGTAAATTAGCGCAAGTAGTAGCTGAAGTAGTCAAAGATAAGCTGACCAGGCAAACTGTTGACCAAGAAAAAAATAGACTATATCAACTACCCCTAGAGATTAGTTAA
- a CDS encoding helix-turn-helix domain-containing protein, translating into MKTKKTIHSPVYSELIDRLAEERKRLGLSQFEVATALNLTQADISKIEHKERRLDVLELKKILEVYRITENKKLRELIINFFVIGEE; encoded by the coding sequence ATGAAAACTAAAAAAACCATACACAGCCCAGTCTATAGCGAGTTGATAGATCGGTTGGCTGAAGAAAGAAAAAGACTTGGCCTATCTCAGTTTGAGGTAGCAACTGCGCTCAACCTGACCCAAGCTGATATATCCAAAATTGAACATAAAGAGCGACGTTTAGACGTTCTTGAATTAAAGAAAATATTAGAAGTTTACAGAATAACTGAAAATAAGAAACTCCGTGAATTGATAATTAATTTTTTTGTCATAGGTGAAGAATGA
- a CDS encoding DUF1543 domain-containing protein produces MELYMFYVGGNAGRSNIEVHDIQFVAVERPEDAWPVLRAAWFGDADKIHIDGYARITWADGYRVTLADTPPAGGPRLWFVNAGAYHPSTLAELHAFDLFVAEDMKQAKAKGLATLLSGALYQHKDNLKDVDNCLLLERVGEHYIHLTPYEQGEPFRPAWQGYQPIGL; encoded by the coding sequence ATGGAGTTATATATGTTTTATGTGGGCGGCAATGCCGGCCGGTCAAACATTGAAGTGCACGATATCCAGTTTGTTGCGGTGGAGCGGCCTGAGGATGCCTGGCCAGTGCTGCGTGCGGCTTGGTTTGGCGATGCCGACAAGATCCATATTGATGGGTATGCCCGCATCACCTGGGCGGATGGTTATCGCGTCACACTCGCCGACACCCCGCCCGCGGGTGGCCCACGGCTCTGGTTTGTCAATGCTGGCGCCTACCACCCCTCCACATTGGCGGAGCTGCATGCTTTTGACCTGTTTGTGGCAGAGGACATGAAACAGGCGAAGGCCAAGGGGCTGGCTACCCTGCTCAGTGGCGCGCTGTACCAGCATAAAGATAACCTGAAGGATGTGGATAATTGCCTGTTACTGGAGCGGGTTGGCGAGCACTATATCCACCTGACCCCCTATGAGCAGGGCGAGCCATTCCGGCCAGCGTGGCAGGGCTACCAGCCGATCGGCCTTTGA
- a CDS encoding ammonium transporter, with product MTLGWRMARFTGEGRRPLARFVLGSQACRPAGNLTMGDAMPMTHRLLTTLALVLCASPAFAADTLNGADTAFVFLTSVLVLLMSLPGLALFYGGLAQSKNVLSVLMQVFSVAALVSLLFVLYGYSFAFADGGAWQPYLGGPDKLLLKNISVESLVGSVPEYAYIFFMMTFAAITPALIAGSFAERIKFPAVLLFMAIWATINYIPLAHMAWGGGWMAALSVQDFAGGNVVHVNAGVASLVAAVMIGRRRLFGSVALTPHNMTMTMTGGALLLIGWLGFCGGCALAVGGFSMLVVLNTLMGAFGGALAWMGLEWRLLKKPSLLGVVSGAVAGLVGITPACGYVGPVGAICVGLLTAPCCLLAVTLVKQRLKLDDAFDVFALHGVGGMVGGLLTPLFALPALGGLGFVAGRGLWQQLAVNGGALLFSIAFSAVTSWLALALVARLYRGLRVDDEAEYDGLDLTSHGEVGYRQG from the coding sequence TTGACCCTTGGCTGGCGGATGGCGCGCTTCACCGGTGAAGGGCGCAGGCCGCTGGCACGCTTTGTGCTTGGCTCACAGGCCTGCCGCCCGGCAGGGAACCTGACGATGGGGGACGCCATGCCAATGACTCACCGCCTGCTCACCACCCTTGCGCTGGTGCTCTGCGCCAGCCCGGCCTTTGCCGCTGATACCCTGAACGGCGCGGATACCGCCTTTGTCTTCCTTACCTCGGTGCTGGTGCTGCTGATGAGCCTGCCCGGCCTGGCGCTGTTCTACGGTGGGCTGGCGCAGAGCAAAAATGTGCTGTCGGTGCTGATGCAGGTGTTCAGCGTCGCCGCGCTGGTCTCGCTGCTGTTTGTGCTCTATGGCTACAGCTTCGCCTTTGCCGACGGCGGCGCGTGGCAGCCCTATCTTGGCGGGCCGGACAAGCTGCTGCTGAAAAACATCAGCGTGGAGTCGCTGGTCGGCAGCGTGCCGGAGTACGCCTACATCTTCTTTATGATGACCTTCGCCGCCATCACCCCAGCGCTGATCGCCGGCTCCTTTGCCGAGCGCATCAAGTTCCCGGCGGTGCTGCTGTTCATGGCGATCTGGGCGACGATTAACTACATCCCGCTGGCGCACATGGCGTGGGGCGGCGGCTGGATGGCGGCGCTGTCGGTGCAGGACTTCGCCGGCGGCAACGTGGTGCATGTCAATGCTGGCGTCGCCTCGCTGGTGGCGGCGGTGATGATTGGTCGCCGCCGCCTGTTCGGCTCGGTGGCGCTGACGCCGCACAACATGACCATGACCATGACCGGCGGTGCGCTGCTGCTGATTGGCTGGCTGGGGTTTTGCGGCGGCTGCGCGCTGGCGGTCGGCGGCTTCTCGATGCTGGTGGTGCTCAACACGCTGATGGGCGCGTTCGGCGGCGCGCTGGCCTGGATGGGGCTGGAGTGGCGGCTGCTGAAAAAGCCGAGCCTGCTGGGGGTAGTGAGCGGCGCGGTGGCTGGGCTGGTCGGCATCACCCCGGCTTGCGGCTACGTCGGGCCGGTTGGGGCGATCTGCGTCGGGCTGCTCACCGCGCCCTGCTGCCTGCTGGCCGTCACGCTGGTCAAGCAGCGGCTGAAGCTCGATGATGCCTTTGATGTCTTCGCCCTGCATGGCGTGGGCGGCATGGTCGGCGGGCTGCTGACGCCGCTGTTCGCGCTGCCAGCGCTCGGCGGGCTGGGCTTCGTCGCCGGGCGCGGCCTGTGGCAGCAACTGGCGGTCAACGGCGGCGCGCTGCTGTTCAGCATTGCCTTCTCCGCCGTCACCAGCTGGCTGGCGCTGGCGCTGGTTGCGCGGCTCTACCGCGGCCTGCGGGTGGATGATGAGGCGGAGTATGACGGGCTGGATCTCACCAGCCACGGCGAGGTGGGCTACCGGCAGGGGTAG